From Fulvivirga lutea:
AATGAAGAATTAAGAATTGTATTAGATTCATTTTATAGCATTCTTTTTCGCTGTTCCTAAGCTCTTTACAAATATGGATATGAGTTGGTTAGTCTCATCCAAAATTTTCGTTTCATTCAAATAGCCTGCTCTTGTAAGTATTTTTAAGCAATTATTACTTTCTCGTAATTCTTTAAGCACAATTTGCATTTTATGAACGAAGTCTTTGCGGGATTCAGCTGCTTGCACTTCGCCATAATTTAATGCTGGTGAAGTTGTTGATCTTAATAATTGACCACCCAAATGAGTAGTGGCTTTATTAACTGGTAAATTTTCGATAATTCGAATGATTGCGACTGCATAATCAATCAATCTATCCTCTAAATCAAACTTTCTTACTTTTTCCATTATTTGTGATCGTTGCCCAGATCGTCACTGCAATTCATTCAACGCCTCCGCAATTTTTCTATCATTTGATAATCTCGGAACCTTATTTTGACCACCTAACTTACCTTGAGATTTCATGTAATCAATAAATGAATTCTTTCTTAATTCGATGATTTTTAAACCTCTCAAAATATTACCTGTGATGAGGTCGTCATAATAGGTATTTTGCTTTTGCAGCTGCAAATTTAACTCTTTTTCAAAGGCAGCCAAATCATTTGGTTTTTGAGCAAACTCTATATACCATTCATGCAATGGCAATCCTTCTTTGGGTGCTACATTGGGAGCAACTGTAAACTCAATCAATTCCGTTTCTGGAAACTTCTCACAGGTGTTTTTCATCGCTTTTTCCACCTCCTCACCTATCACATGCTCACCAAAAGCTGATATAAAATGCTTTATTCTTCCAGTAACTAACAATCTATATGGCTCTTTGGATACAAACTTTACTGTATCACCTATAGAATAGCCCCACAAACCCGCATTACTATTAATGATTAACGCATAATTTTTATTCAGTTCCACTTCATGAATCATCAATCTGGTTGGATTCCCGTCAAAATATTCTTCTGTTGGGATGAATTCAAAGAATATTCCGCTATTGAGTAAAATTAAAAGTCCGGGTTCTGTTTGTGAGTCCTGATAAGCGATAAAGCCTTCTGATGCCGGGTAGGTTTCTACCGAATCTATCTTTTTGCCAATTGATTCTTCCAGCTTAGCGCGATACGGCTCGAAATTTACTCCGCCATATACAAACATGGAGAAGTTAGGAAATACATCTTTAATTTTCTTATCACCTACCCTTGCCTGAATTCGATCAAAATACATTTGCACCCATGGCGGAATACCCGAAATGAGCGTCATATTTTTATCAATCGTCTCATCAATAATTTTCTCCAATTTTGTTTCCCAATCGTCAATACAATTGGTTTCATAACTCGGCATCTGGTTCGTTCGCAAATAACCAGGAACGTGGTGATTCACAATGCCAGATAATCTACCAACATGAATTCCATTCTTCTTAGCTAACTCCGGGCTTCCAGAAAGGAATATCAATTTACCATCTAGAAAATCTGCCTTACCCGTTTCAGCTACATAAGCGAGAACGGCATTTCGAGCACTTACAAAATGATTTGGAATGGAATCTTTGGTAATTGGAATATACTTTACACCTGAAGTGGTGCCTGAAGTTTTGGATAAATAATTGGGCTTGCCTGGCCATAAAATATCAGGCTTGCCTTCCACCATTTCCTCGATATAAGGCTTTAGTTGCTCATAATCTCTTATAGGTACATTCTTTTTAAAGTCATCGTAAGAATTGATTTGATCGAAATTATGATCCTTACCAAATTTAGTTTTTGCACCTTGTTTAATGAGATGTTCAAAAACTTTGTCTTGTGACTCTTTGGGTTTAGAAGCCCATTTTTTAGTTTGAGCAGCGATGTATTTAGCAAAAGGTTTACCGAAAAAAGATCTTACTCCCATGTTTCATTGATTAGAGAACTTCAAAGATGAAGATTATTAATAAAATGAATGGCTAAAGACATAGTTAAAAAATCACTCCAATCCTTAAATCCATATTTTCGGCCACATGACCGTGAGACTTTAAGCCAACGCCAGCCTGCAATTTATCTGCAATCTTATACATCAGCTCATAGCGTTGATAAAAACTGTTGCTGGTAGAAGGAAACGGCCTATAGGCATACCATCCCATTTGCTGATTAAATAAGATTTTACCAAACACAAAATTATGCCCAAGAACTAATCCAACAACTCGATGATCATAATCTTCACCCATCAACTCAGCACTTCTTTTGTAAGATTCATCATTAGTAAATTCTACGCCCACATTAAAGGCATTAGATTGTGTTACATGAAAAAGTGCACCCCCAGAAAGGCCGATAAGCAACTTACGCTCATTAACGGACACATCTTCATTACTCACCTCAGGCATAGTACCGAATAATCTGGCATAATAGAATAGCTTCTTCTTCAAGTGCGTATTCTTTTCCCTGGCCTCCAATTTATAACTACTTCTATTGTAGATAACTCCTGCGCTAATGGTTGGAAAATTCATCCCTTTATTAGGTTGCTTTAAACCTCCGTTGGATATGTGATTATAGTTGAAGCCAACTTTCAGCGCATAATTATCATTCAAAGAATAAATGCCATATAAACCTAAGTGCATGATGAAACTCAAATGAGAACTGAAGAATAAGTTTTCCGGATTCGTATTTTCATCATATAGCCGATTTAAATAAGTGAATCCCACTCCGGTTCGCATAGAAATTTTTAGTGGCGATTTGTAAGAAAGGTAAGGCTCTGCAAAAAATATCAAATTGCTAGAACTTCCCAGCTGATCAGGGTTTTGGTAGTTAAAATAGGTAAATGAAGCACCTAGTTTAGCGTAGCAGTTGCATTGATCCCATGCCTTTTCGCTCAATTTCAATCGGCTATAATCTAACTGCAAGCCCCATAATGGCTCTTCAGTAACAGGTTTTAGCTCAGAAGAATGAGGAATAATTTTGCCATAGTGTAACGATGACTCCCAAATATTTATCTGAGAATATACCGAGCCAGACAAACAATAGACTATGATAAGTGCACAGTATCGCATACCATTTAAATTACTTAACAAATCTTAACTGATACTAACGCAACACCTTACATTTTGTCACGTTTTAGAAAACAGCACAATTTTTGATATTTGATGGCAAACCAAAAATAACCATGCGAAAGACATTATCAATAGTAGCAATTTCATTTTTAGCAGGACTTGGTGGCGCTTACACCTTTCATAAGCTTACACAAAACAACTTACAGGAAGTAAAAGCAAATGAAGCAGATTCACTCAACAAAT
This genomic window contains:
- a CDS encoding four helix bundle protein, coding for MEKVRKFDLEDRLIDYAVAIIRIIENLPVNKATTHLGGQLLRSTTSPALNYGEVQAAESRKDFVHKMQIVLKELRESNNCLKILTRAGYLNETKILDETNQLISIFVKSLGTAKKNAIK
- a CDS encoding GH3 auxin-responsive promoter family protein, which encodes MGVRSFFGKPFAKYIAAQTKKWASKPKESQDKVFEHLIKQGAKTKFGKDHNFDQINSYDDFKKNVPIRDYEQLKPYIEEMVEGKPDILWPGKPNYLSKTSGTTSGVKYIPITKDSIPNHFVSARNAVLAYVAETGKADFLDGKLIFLSGSPELAKKNGIHVGRLSGIVNHHVPGYLRTNQMPSYETNCIDDWETKLEKIIDETIDKNMTLISGIPPWVQMYFDRIQARVGDKKIKDVFPNFSMFVYGGVNFEPYRAKLEESIGKKIDSVETYPASEGFIAYQDSQTEPGLLILLNSGIFFEFIPTEEYFDGNPTRLMIHEVELNKNYALIINSNAGLWGYSIGDTVKFVSKEPYRLLVTGRIKHFISAFGEHVIGEEVEKAMKNTCEKFPETELIEFTVAPNVAPKEGLPLHEWYIEFAQKPNDLAAFEKELNLQLQKQNTYYDDLITGNILRGLKIIELRKNSFIDYMKSQGKLGGQNKVPRLSNDRKIAEALNELQ
- a CDS encoding acyloxyacyl hydrolase — encoded protein: MRYCALIIVYCLSGSVYSQINIWESSLHYGKIIPHSSELKPVTEEPLWGLQLDYSRLKLSEKAWDQCNCYAKLGASFTYFNYQNPDQLGSSSNLIFFAEPYLSYKSPLKISMRTGVGFTYLNRLYDENTNPENLFFSSHLSFIMHLGLYGIYSLNDNYALKVGFNYNHISNGGLKQPNKGMNFPTISAGVIYNRSSYKLEAREKNTHLKKKLFYYARLFGTMPEVSNEDVSVNERKLLIGLSGGALFHVTQSNAFNVGVEFTNDESYKRSAELMGEDYDHRVVGLVLGHNFVFGKILFNQQMGWYAYRPFPSTSNSFYQRYELMYKIADKLQAGVGLKSHGHVAENMDLRIGVIF